One stretch of Podospora bellae-mahoneyi strain CBS 112042 chromosome 2, whole genome shotgun sequence DNA includes these proteins:
- a CDS encoding hypothetical protein (EggNog:ENOG503PB8N; COG:Q), whose amino-acid sequence MADPVNSSSYGQPEKLIHNLKPSSVIGLATSCLKGWETWQYVVTIFLGLVVYDQVMYIYRKGSIAGPSFKIPFMGPFLQALDPKFDGYLAQWASGPLSCVSVFHKFVVLASDRDLAHKVFKSPQYTEPCIVPIAKDLLSHKAWVFLTGKVHVEFRRGLAPLFTSKALSTYLPVQEKVLGEYFDRFVAISEANNGKPTAFMTSFREIQCALSLRTFFGDYISEDAVKRIADDFYKVTAAMELVNVPFSMYIPFTKQWIGKKVADEVHEEFARAAGACKKNMATGAAPICTIDHWVLNMLESNRYRERIAAGEEGVEKPANLIREFTNMEISETLFTFLFASQDASSSATTWMFQILAQRPDVLDKVREENLAARGGDRTKPFDLEMIESLTYTNAVVKELLRWRPPVIFVPYLALKDFPVTPDYTVPKGSMIIPSCYPALHDPAVYPNPEYFDPDRWITGDAETKTKNWLVFGAGPHDCLARRYVPMSFAGMIGKASLELDWTHHATPRSEEIKVFATLFPMDGAQLVFKKRKWD is encoded by the exons atggCTGACCCTGTCAATTCCTCCTCGTATGGCCAGCCTGAGAAGCTGATTCATAACCTGAAGCCATCATCGGTCATTGGGCTTGCAACGAGCTGCCTCAAAGGGTGGGAGACTTGGCAATATGTGGTGACCATTTTTCTCGGTCTGGTGGTCTATGACCAGGTCATGTACATTTACCGCAAAGGATCCATTGCTGGCCCCAGCTTCAAGATTCCCTTCATGGGACCCTTCTTGCAGGCCCTCGACCCCAAATTCGACGGTTATCTGGCCCAGTGGGCAAGCGGGCCCCTCAGCTGTGTTTCCGTCTTCCACAa ATTCGTTGTCCTTGCTTCCGACCGCGATCTCGCCCACAAAGTATTCAAGTCGCCCCAGTATACCGAGCCATGCATTGTCCCCATTGCAAAGGACCTCCTGAGCCACAAGGCCTGGGTCTTCCTCACCGGCAAGGTCCATGTCGAGTTTCGTCGGGGACTGGCGCCTTTGTTTACCAGCAAGGCCCTGTCAACTTACCTGCCAGTCCAAGAAAAGGTGCTGGGCGAGTATTTCGACAGGTTTGTGGCCATCAGCGAAGCCAACAACGGCAAGCCAACGGCTTTCATGACGTCGTTTCGCGAAATCCAATGCGCCCTTTCTCTGCGCACCTTCTTCGGCGACTACATCTCCGAGGACGCTGTCAAGCGAATCGCCGACGACTTTTACAAGGTCACTGCTGCCATGGAGCTGGTCAATGTTCCCTTTTCCATGTACATCCCGTTTACCAAGCAATGGATCGGCAAGAAGGTGGCCGATGAGGTTCACGAGGAGTTTGCACGCGCTGCTGGTGCCTGCAAGAAGAACATGGCCACCGGTGCCGCCCCGATCTGCACCATTGACCATTGGGTCCTCAACATGCTCGAGTCCAACAGATACCGCGAAAGAATTGCcgccggggaagaaggagtggAGAAGCCGGCGAACTTGATCCGCGAGTTCACCAACATGGAGATCTCGGAGACTCTGttcaccttcctcttcgctTCACAGGATGCCTCGAGCAGCGCCACCACTTGGATGTTCCAGATTCTTGCTCAACGACCGGATGTGCTCGACAAGGTGCGGGAGGAAAACCTGGCTGCGCGCGGGGGTGACAGGACCAAGCCTTTTGACCTCGAAATGATCGAATCACTCACCTACACCAACGCGGTCGTCAAGGAGCTGCTTCGCTGGAGACCGCCCGTCATTTTTGTCCCCTACCTGGCTCTCAAGGACTTTCCGGTCACACCTGACTACACGGTTCCCAAGGGGTCCATGATCATCCCCTCGTGCTACCCGGCACTCCACGACCCAGCGGTGTACCCCAACCCCGAGTATTTTGACCCTGACAGGTGGATCACGGGCGATGCCGAGACGAAGACCAAGAActggttggtgtttggggcTGGCCCTCACGACTGTCTTGCGAGGAGATATGTGCCCATGTCTTTTGCGGGCATGATTGGCAAGGCGTCGTTGGAGCTAGACTGGACGCACCATGCGACGCCTAGGtccgaggagatcaaggtgTTTGCCACCCTGTTCCCCATG GATGGTGCTCAACTTGTGTTCAAGAAGCGGAAATGGGATTAG
- a CDS encoding hypothetical protein (EggNog:ENOG503P67Q; COG:S), with protein sequence MRHTLRRSCSACAKSKHSCDLGTPRCSRCVKRKVQCLYANEPLTAPQKKTIILPLGTRFSSVDPFESYPQTRLPRGHVQRLIHSFLHKIAFQYYPLDLSPTSNPFLVSWWPQALGDPALFHVSLQTACLDEELLAQRGFQASTVLMADSVALLRRKVEDSALAVQDGTMNSVITLAAIEFGKGNTRVSEMHVAGVKRLVDLRGGISSVRRTSPLTARMVSWVSLLVMGHPQFDTQDDAGIGDGIPPIPEWRLDLPMLEDQLGNLNIDHPVKNVLTRLRCVFERAQSAPFPNTRLHDLTCFAVHRLLLTAAGAHVSSPTTECIRYGIVLYMFIIQGPTYFSHAALMNKLVTNLRQHLEQQQVEFAAHLDVNVWLAAVGLVASANNTAHYEWFAERARAASASLQLRSWTDTLSCIKRVLWLERVHSEGIFRPHWDMLFISSHNDVPTTDISQPTTPRSLVAIRSLPRGSPPGKKQSGVVTSSMDVIGFG encoded by the exons ATGCGCCACACGCTCCGGCGGTCGTGCTCTGCATGCGCAAAGTCTAAACACAGCTGTGATCTTGGCACTCCCCGCTGCTCCCGCTGTGTTAAACGCAAGGTCCAGTGTTTGTATGCAAATGAACCCTTGACTGCCCCTCAAAAGAAGAcaatcatcctcccccttggcACCAGGTTCTCGTCTGTTGATCCTTTCGAGTCCTACCCGCAGACCAGACTGCCCCGAGGCCACGTCCAGCGTCTCATTCACAGCTTTCTCCACAAGATTGCCTTTCAATACTACCCTCTGGATCTCAGCCCAACCTCGAACCCCTTTCTGGTGTCTTGGTGGCCCCAAGCGCTCGGTGATCCAGCCCTGTTTCACGTCTCACTACAGACGGCATGcctcgacgaggagctgCTGGCCCAGAGGGGGTTTCAGGCTTCGACGGTGCTCATGGCTGATTCAGTGGCATTGCTGCGCCGAAAGGTCGAAGACTCGGCTCTTGCAGTCCAAGACGGGACCATGAACTCTGTTATCACACTGGCGGCTATCGAG TTTGGGAAAGGCAACACGAGGGTCAGTGAGATGCATGTGGCTGGAGTCAAGAGACTGGTCGACCTACGAGGCGGCATCAGCTCTGTAAGGCGAACGAGTCCACTTACAGCGAGGATGGTCAGTTG GGTATCACTGCTCGTCATGGGCCATCCACAATTCGACACTCAAGACGACGCCGGCATTGGAGACGGCATACCTCCAATACCAGAATGGCGGCTGGACTTGCCCATGCTCGAGGACCAACTTGGCAACCTCAATATCGACCATCCCGTCAAGAACGTTCTCACACGCCTTCGCTGCGTTTTTGAACGGGCACAATCCGCCCCATTCCCCAACACACGACTGCACGACCTCACATGCTTTGCAGTACACCGTCTCTTGCTCACCGCCGCTGGGGCCCATGTATCATCGCCCACGACCGAGTGCATCCGTTACGGCATTGTTCTCTACATGTTCATCATCCAGGGGCCAACCTACTTCTCCCACGCCGCCCTCATGAACAAACTGGTCACCAACCTGAGGCAACACCTCGAGCAGCAACAAGTCGAGTTCGCAGCACACCTAGACGTCAACGTCTGGCTTGCCGCAGTCGGGCTGGTAGCCTCCGCCAACAACACGGCTCACTACGAGTGGTTCGCCGAACGAGCACGGGCGGCATCGGCTTCGTTGCAATTACGCAGCTGGACCGACACATTATCTTGCATCAAGAGGGTGCTCTGGCTCGAGAGGGTACACAGCGAAGGCATTTTCCGACCACATTGGGACATGTTGTTTATATCAAGCCACAATGACGTGCCCACTACAGATATCAGCCAGCCGACAACGCCCCGTTCACTAGTAGCGATACGGTCACTGCCAAGGGGATCACCGCCAGGGAAAAAGCAGAGCGGTGTTGTGACTAGCAGTATGGATGTCATAGGTTTTGGGTAG
- a CDS encoding hypothetical protein (COG:S; EggNog:ENOG503NUH8) — translation MFCSVNGTRLTSQQPPPLFGSNNNNFQKMLRTISTLFLEPPPPLPPGVVINTIDNVLIPLSEAHLHSHSYRSRLTSTDDTAEDTQKDDDGHDDDDDDDDDDLEGGGGRDEGTGMLLRRSSSSGELLGMTAAERDYTIGSLRREVRAGGGKRTAAGRGEYETIQDIGMGRYNWQLFVLCGFGWFADNLWMQGIALTLPSLSAEFGVSEADIRYTTSSLFIGLCLGSFVWGIGSDIIGRRIAFNATLLITSLFGIASAWAPTWPAVCLTYAALGFGVGGNLPVDGALFLEFLPDASSSLLTLLSVWWPIGQLFSSIAAWFFIAHWPVDEGWRCFVFSIGVITFGMFVTRFFIFDLLESPKFLLSEGRQGEAVKVVHGIAFRNGRKTWLTEELLDAVADDGHRGSTGHPHQPRRLSTLAIVRSHLLSASRLKPLFATRRLGATTCLIWLTWATIGMGYPLFNAFLPQYLSHSSPDSSSSSSSSSVYTSIILYSLTGIPGSVLAYHLVDSPLPFLGGRKGTLATSTLVSAVGLFAFVWWGRNEVLRVVFSCVEAFSQNIMYGVLYAYTPEIFPAPVRGSAVGVASFLNRVMGLLAPVVAARMGSDGEKGNDGPVMMAGVLILAAFGAVAGLRVETRGGQRL, via the exons ATGTTTTGTTCAGTAAACGGTACCCGCCTCAcctcacaacaaccccctcccctttttgggagcaacaacaacaacttccaGAAAATGCTACGCACAATCTCAACGCTTTTCCTggaacccccaccaccactaccacccgGCGTGGtgatcaacaccatcgaTAATGTCCTTATTCCACTGTCAGAGGCGCATTTACACAGTCATTCTTACCGGTCAAGACTCACGTCCACGGATGACACCGCTGAGGATACTcaaaaagatgatgatggtcacgatgatgatgatgatgatgatgatgatgacctagagggtggtggtggtcgtgatGAAGGAACAGGCATGTTACTCCGACGAAGCAGCTCTTCTGGGGAACTACTGGGCATGACGGCTGCTGAGAGGGATTACACGATTGGGAGCTTGAGACGTGAGGTcagggctggtggtgggaaaaggacggcagctgggaggggggaataTGAGA CTATACAGGACatcgggatggggaggtaCAACTGGCAGTTGTTTGTGCTCTGTgggtttgggtggtttgCTGATAA TTTATGGATGCAG GGGatcgccctcaccctcccctccctctctgccGAGTTTGGTGTTTCTGAAGCCGACATCCGgtacaccacctcctccctcttcatcgGCCTCTGCCTAGGCAGCTTCGTCTGGGGGATTGGGTCCGACATCATCGGCCGCCGCATCGCCTTCAACGCCACGcttctcatcacctccctctttgGCATCGCCTCGGCCTGGGCACCGACCTGGCCGGCCGTCTGCTTGACGTATGCGGCCCTCGGTTTCGGGGTAGGGGGTAACCTCCCTGTCGACGGCGCTCTATTTCTCGAATTCCTCCCCGACGCCTCAAGCTCGCTGTTGACCCTGCTGTCCGTCTGGTGGCCAATAGGCCAGCTATTCTCCTCGATAGCCGCCTGGTTTTTTATTGCTCACTGGCCTGTCGACGAGGGGTGGCGGTGCTTTGTTTTTAGCATCGGGGTCATCACCTTTGGCATGTTTGTCACGAGATTCTTCATTTTCGACCTGTTGGAATCACCCAAGTTTTTGCTCTCTGAGGGGAGACAAGGGGAAGCGGTGAAGGTGGTGCATGGGATTGCGTTTCGGAATGGGAGGAAGACGTGGTTGACGGAGGAGCTTTTggatgctgttgctgatgacgGCCACCGCGGGTCAACcggccatcctcaccaaccacGCCGACTGTCAACGCTCGCGATAGTCAGatcccacctcctctccgcctcccgTCTCAAACCATTGTTTGCAACCCGCCGCTTGGGCGCAACGACATGCCTGATCTGGCTCACCTGGGCGACGATAGGGATGGGATACCCGTTGTTTAATGCGTTTTTACCGCAGTATCTATCCCACTCTTCACCggactcatcatcatcatcatcatcatcatcagtgTACACATCCATAATCCTCTACTCCCTCACCGGCATCCCGGGGTCTGTACTGGCTTACCACCTCGTTGACTCCCCTCTCCCGTTCCTCGGTGGACGGAAAGGGACACTGGCGACCTCAACGCTCGTGTCGGCGGTGGGTCTGTTCGCGTTtgtttggtgggggagaaaCGAGGTGTTAAGGGTGGTGTTTAGCTGCGTGGAGGCTTTTAGTCAGAATATCATGTATGGGGTGCTGTATGCGTACACCCCGGAGATATTCCCCGCGCCGGTGAGGGGAtcggcggtgggggtggcTAGTTTTTTGAATAGGGTCATGGGCTTGCTAGCGCCGGTtgtggcggcgaggatggggagtgaTGGAGAGAAAGGGAATGACgggccggtgatgatggcgggggtTTTGATACTGGCTGCTTTTGGGGCCGTGgctgggttgagggttgagaCTAGGGGTGGTCAGAGGCTGTGA